One window from the genome of Archaeoglobus neptunius encodes:
- a CDS encoding DNA-directed RNA polymerase subunit P, which produces MAYICLVCGAEIDVDPDKKLIQCTNCGGRILVKPRPLAKKKRVKAI; this is translated from the coding sequence ATGGCATACATCTGCCTTGTCTGTGGGGCAGAAATTGATGTCGATCCCGATAAGAAATTAATTCAGTGCACGAACTGCGGTGGCAGAATTCTGGTCAAGCCCCGACCCCTCGCAAAGAAGAAGAGGGTAAAAGCCATATAA
- the rpl37A gene encoding 50S ribosomal protein L37Ae, with translation MSRTKKVRAAGRFGTRYGLRVRRTWLEIESVQRQRYVCRKCGKKAVKRSGTGIWECRHCGYKFAGGCYQPVTAGGKIVEKSVR, from the coding sequence ATGAGCAGAACAAAGAAAGTGAGGGCAGCGGGCAGGTTTGGAACAAGATACGGTCTCAGAGTTCGAAGGACGTGGCTGGAAATTGAGTCAGTTCAGAGGCAGAGATACGTTTGCAGGAAATGCGGAAAGAAGGCAGTGAAAAGATCCGGTACTGGAATCTGGGAGTGCAGACACTGTGGTTACAAGTTTGCAGGCGGCTGCTACCAGCCAGTCACAGCGGGCGGTAAGATCGTGGAGAAGTCGGTGAGGTAA
- a CDS encoding PUA domain-containing protein, whose product MALREPTEKELKVIRKALNYFGCKNPDFTIRINERKEVFALSPDLGRFVDSISFYSAGIKIGEVGRRLRLTLEGAYWIVRKNRKKVWVNERGEMLFLYGRDIFASSIIKTSEFGENEIVFVCNRNGDILGIGKSRFSSDRIAEIDANRVVVENLVDRGEYIRHKKLYNSF is encoded by the coding sequence ATGGCGCTTAGAGAGCCGACTGAGAAGGAACTGAAGGTAATAAGAAAGGCCCTCAACTATTTTGGCTGCAAAAATCCGGACTTTACAATACGTATCAATGAGCGGAAGGAGGTGTTTGCTCTCTCACCAGATCTTGGAAGGTTTGTGGACAGCATCAGCTTCTATTCTGCAGGAATAAAAATTGGTGAGGTCGGCAGGAGGCTGAGACTTACGTTGGAGGGTGCGTACTGGATTGTGAGGAAGAACAGAAAAAAAGTCTGGGTGAACGAGAGAGGTGAGATGCTGTTTCTTTATGGAAGAGATATATTTGCCTCCTCGATTATAAAGACCTCGGAGTTCGGAGAGAATGAGATCGTTTTCGTGTGCAACAGAAATGGAGATATTCTGGGGATAGGAAAAAGCAGGTTTTCGTCGGATAGAATTGCAGAAATTGACGCCAACAGAGTCGTTGTTGAGAATCTTGTTGACAGGGGAGAATACATCAGGCACAAGAAGCTTTATAATTCTTTTTAG
- a CDS encoding AbrB/MazE/SpoVT family DNA-binding domain-containing protein, which translates to MFRYPVEVVSDMYLSRIGGYSYELDRREVGINAKALEMNTSIIPNETIATIRTLDDRKPYFFKKKFVVVAVEENMECYEFTANGEVVLPEEVRDRMRAKVGDEVIVNTTESFRIDGDYTNVARAMLWRLESRLRRN; encoded by the coding sequence GATATGTATCTCAGCAGGATTGGAGGATACAGCTACGAGCTTGATAGGAGAGAGGTTGGTATTAACGCAAAAGCTCTGGAGATGAATACTTCGATAATTCCAAATGAAACAATAGCGACCATTAGAACTCTGGATGACAGAAAGCCGTACTTCTTTAAAAAGAAGTTTGTGGTTGTTGCAGTAGAGGAGAATATGGAATGCTACGAATTTACAGCTAATGGCGAGGTCGTTCTACCTGAGGAAGTGAGGGACAGGATGAGAGCAAAGGTGGGAGACGAGGTTATTGTGAACACCACCGAATCCTTTAGAATTGACGGAGATTACACCAATGTTGCCAGGGCGATGTTATGGCGCTTAGAGAGCCGACTGAGAAGGAACTGA